The Platichthys flesus chromosome 23, fPlaFle2.1, whole genome shotgun sequence DNA segment CTTCGCTGATGACAAGTGAGTAAAATGCAGTGTCGGGGTCAAGGGTCAAGTCGACCGCGTGCTCTCTCATTCTTTTCATTCTGATCTCAGGAATCTCTTCCATTATTTCATCGACTCTCTGTTTCAGCCGAATCAGGTGTCCTAGCGTTGCCTTGAAAGACAGGTCAGGGCAGAGATCTGTGTCGGGGCAGCTCTTGTGAGGAGGTTTGGACAAGGTCTGGAAGCTCTGGAGGAAGTGATAGTGATCCTCTGACTGTGACAGATGTTCCAGCTGACTGCTTCGGCTCTTGAGCTCAGTAACTTCCCTCCTCAGTTCTTTGAGAAACTCTTCACCCTTTTGCTTTATTGCACTGTGCCTCTGCTCGATCGCCTCAACTAGCTCGGCCTGGCTCGCCTGAATGGACTGGATCAACTCGGTGAACACCTGCACGGTggccttttcctctttttcagaATCTACCTGGCTGACATCAAGTAATTTTTCAACCTTCGCTATCTTCTCAATCCGTGTCTGTATCAACTTCTGGATGTTTGCCTGAGCCTCGTCTTTTGTTGCCAccactttttcatattgctcctcCAGGGGGACAGCGTTGTGACCCTTGTGATCGGCTATAAAACACAGGACACAAATGAAGGCCTGCTCCTTCAAGCAGTACAGCTCGTTCATCTTGTTGTGTGTCTTGCACATCCTGTCGTCAAGATTCTTCACTGGCTCTAATAATGTGTGGCCTTTGAGCCGAGCAACTCTCCGATGAGGCTCCAGGTGTGACTCACAGAAAGAAGTCAGACAGGTCAGGCAAGATTTAACAGCCTTTTCTTTTATCTCAGAGCAGATGTCACAAAGAACGTCAACCGCCGGAAGCTGTGGGCCTGGAGTTGAGGCTTTGACTGGAACCAACTTCTTAAACACGACAACTAACTCTGACATGAAAGTGTTGACTTGGAGTTCAGGTCTTTTGGAGAATTTCCATTTGCACATCGGACACTGGCAAGTGTCCCCGCTGTCCCAGTACGTGTTGATACATTTGCTGCAGAAGTTGTGTCCACATGGGATCGTGACTGGGTCTGTGAACACGTCCAGACAGATGGAACATTGGAAGGTCTCCTCTGACAGCAGCGAGCTGGCCGATGCCATATCTGGACAAAAACATGGCAGGCAGTTATAACTCATATCTGTGCTGAATAATCTGTTAGATTCAATGAATGGTTTAAAATTACCTGTGAAGTGTGAGAGATTTAAAAGCAGCAGCTTGAAGTGACGAGCAAACTGTAACTTTCCTAGTTGAGTTTCATTTCAGCATGATGACGCTGGTGAGGGCCCCtccccctgctgctctgctccactTCCTGGCTTCATTTAACTCTTTCCACTCTGTTCAAATTGGAAAATCACAAAGGATGTTAAATAAGTTGTAGCAGCGTGCTGTTAAGACAAAGGGATTTGGGATGATGACCTTTCGTGCCATTCATGGgaaggctgtggctcagggggtagagcgggtcgtccactatcAAGGAGGTTGGTGGATCGATCTCCCCACagagtgtctttgggcaagattaTGAACCCCACAGCTCCGACAGTGTGTGAGAAAGGGCTGCACATAGTGTATGAAAGTATGTGAAAGGGTGaagtggtcatcaggactagaaaaaCATTATATTACCGGAGAGCATTTACTATTTGATCCTGTTTAATTCCCTTTTCACGAAATAACTCACCTCTGTGCTGTCTTCCTGTGGCGCTGAACGATGCTGCTGCATGGCCCCAACACTATGGAACACACTCCCTTCAGATTCAAACTCTGAAGTATCTATTGAAGCCTTTAAAAACGTCTTTTATTCACTCCGGCCTTTGTCTCACCTGCATTCAAATGTTGGAATCCATgcgtttttttattgttcatgttttttctctgtttattcttgCAGAGAATCGTTGTGTATTACTGAGTCACTGGtgttattttattcatgtgaagCACCGTGTGACTTTGGTCTGAGATAGGAGCTACAGCCTTTTGAATAAACTTTACTAATTAACTTACTTACTGACACACGGACCATATAACCTCCCCTTATCCAAACTCTTGCCCCGTGCACAGAGGGATAAATCCCTCCACCTTCTCCCGGCTCCACAGAATAGTCACTGAAGCATTCAGGCAGGAGATTCTCACATGTTCCCGCTGCACCTCTCTAAGGTCTCAGTTCAAACTGGCTTTTCCCAATCAAGCAAACACACGAGGCAAAGAGGATTTGTCAGTCCTTTTTTCGTGATAAGATATTTTTCTGTCTGAATAGTGCTGCTGTGTTATCATTCCTCCTTAACTCTGTGAAACCAAGACTTGTTCTGTCTTTGCAGGACGGATACGGAACTCTGACCACAAGAGGTCAGGCTCAACAAGCAGCGGTGACGTGGATTGAACTTTGCTCCGATGCACTTTTACAGAGGGCGAAGCTGCCTTCTGGACAAAACACTGTTTACAGACTTAAACATGCAGACCTACCtaccatgaaaacaaaaacacattagaGTGCagaataattatattttacatttactatCTAGGTTGTTTAATTAATCGCTTAATTCTTGCcctgaataaagaaaaaataccaAATTTAAATCTCTATTCAACCATTGGTGTCACATATTAGGGCATTTCGTAGAGCTCACacctccaaggcccaacagtccccttgtgaaacctgatttaaattcactagatccagattttcatttgaGATCTATATTCTCTgacaaatcaatgaaaatgtcaaatcaaaatgttgaatttcacaatgtttaatacagtgaaaaataaaatcctggattCACACCACAGATCTTGATCTGCACAAAAATTTACTGGCTTCCTCCTTCGGTCATTTCCATCCCTGACAGACAATATCATGAAAATTGGTGAAGCGGTTTCTAAATAATCACTCCCAATGATAATGTTTGCATTTTATATGtcaatcaccacacacacacgcaccattTTGGGGGCAGGAGCACAAACTAGTGTCAGAAACTGTAAAGAACCAAGAATCATTGAGACAGGTCTCTTGTAATAAGATGTAGTTTAGGCCCCTTAACATTTATCTCAGTGCAAAATAATGAACCTGTGATCTGCTCCAAACAGTGGGGGCCTTGGACTGTAATCCTTCCAGTAGTGTGATGTGTAGAGGAACTTCTTTAGTCTTTAATATATAAATCCAGCCGAGCTGTGACATGAAAGATTGACACAAATGAATCTGTATATATGCAGTTTATTATCTCAATATTTCAACGATTGAAACACTTGAAAAATATTGGAATTAAACCAACACCACATTATGACAGTAAACTTTTTCATTCTTATATAAAAGGATCAGACAATCACAATAACTAGAAACACTGCACTTTGTACTTTAGATTTATATGGGGTCCCTTTGACAGTTTCTCATTTATTGTTCTGTGAGGCCACCGTGACGTCTGACGAGTGGCAACCAGAATCTAACCAGTTCAttcttgagtccaagtgaacgtttgtaccgaatttaaagaaattcccaCTTAGTGTTCATGGGTTTCATGTTCTCCAGAATGGGACGGTTGGACTAGTGAGTTTGAGGTACAGGTGTAATGATGAGAGGGGCGGAGTTTCTTTCATTATAATTCCACTGAGGGCAGAAGTACGGATAAAGTTTCTCTGTAAAACAGCAGCCCGTAATACAACCGATTCGTGATTTAGAGTCTGCATTGTAAAAAGACACCTCACCTTTGGTGTAGTCTACAAAGACGCCCAACTTCTGAAGCTCTTCTTTCAATATTTCAGGTTTTGAGTCTGCAGTTGTTTGATATTTGCCCTCATACAATGAAAAGGTATAATATCCATTTTCAACTGAAGCACTTGTGTTGGTCTTTCTATCCACCGACTCCCTGACCACGCCAATGATCCAACTTATCTTTCCTTTCACCTGCACCTCAAAGTAAAACTTGCCTGTCGTGAATCCCTCTTTTGCCAAAACCTCACAACATATAACAAATCTCTTTGGATTGTCGATAACTTCATCCTCTTCAATGTTGTCTTCTTCTGTAACTTGTTTTCCGTCTTCGCTTATGACAAGTGAGTAAAATGCAGTGTCAGGGTCAAGGGTCAAGTCGACCGCGTGCTCTCTCATTCTTTTCATTCTGATCTCAGGAATCTCTTCCATTATTTCATCGACTCTTTGTTTCAGCCGAGTCAGGTGTCCTCGCGTTGCCTGGAAAGACAGGTCAGGGCAGAGATCTGTATCGGTGCAGCTCTTGTGTGGAGGTTTGGACAAGGTCTGGAAGCTCTGGAGGAAATGATAGTGATCCTCTGACTGTGACAGATGTTCCAGCTGACTGCTTCGGCTCTGGAGCTCAGTCACTTCCCTCCTCAGTTCTTTGAGAAACTCCTCACCCTTTTGCTTTATTGCACTGTGCCTCTGCTCGATCGCCTCAACTAGCTCGGCCTGGCTCGCCTGAATGGACTGGATCAACTCGGTGAACACCTGCACGGCggcttgtttctctttttcagaaTCTACCGGGCTGACATGGAGTACTTTTTCAACCTCAGCTATCTTCTCAATCCGTGTTTGTATCAACTTGTGGATGTTTGCCTGAGCCTCGTCTTTTGTTGTCGCaactttttcatattgctcctcCAGGGGGACAGCGTTGTGACCCTTGTGATGGGCAATAAAACACAGGACACAAATGAAGGCCTGCTCCTTCAAGCAGTACAGCTCGGTCATCTTGTTGTGTGTCTTGCACATCCTGTCGTCAAGATTCTTCACTGGCTCTAATAATGTGTGGCCTTTGAGCCCAGCAACTCTCTGATGAGGCTCCAGGTGTGACTCACAGAAAGAAGTCAGACAGGTCAGGCAAGATTTAACGGCCTTATCTTTTATCTCAGAGCAGATGTCACAAAGAACATCAACCGCCGAAAGCTGTGGGCCTGGAGTTGAGGTCTTGACTTGAACCAACTTCTTAAACTCATCAGCTAACTCTGAGATGAAAGTGTTGACTCGAAGTTCAGGTCTTGTGGAGAATTTCTCATTGCACATCGGACACTGGCAAATGTCCCTGTTGTCCCAGTACGTGTTGATACATGTGCTGCAGAAGTTGTGCCCACACGGGATCAAGACTGGGTCTGTGAACACGTCCAGACAGATGGAACACAGAAACCTCTCCTCTGACAGACGACAGCTGGCCGATGACATATCTGGACAAAAACGTGGTaagggagagcagggtaatgtgggacattttttacatttgtaccCTCTAGGcaagctaaaatgatatatcagtaaaacagaatagtaacagaatcatggggattggtcaattaagcacattttatgattattatgattcatgtgatctcttacACACCCTAGCTtgcctgcacattgtttctctgtccaattggcagggacagggatattgaaTTTTgatgcgtattcaaatgccagttcactgcacttaactggagcaaggccatggaactggtcagctagttgtttcaagtgtttggcaagctcctcctccatctcatctgtgaatattctctttacctccgctactgcaccccaggctactgattttactttccctttctcttttttcattatgaatcttttgaggggtttcttatcaatatttctatcccttccagcttttcttaaggacttctttccttgcatgacctcagcggctgcactctccatttctgcgaggggtgtttggccccaggttgtcttcctggtgtagtttgggcatgatggcttttctacaatgtttgacattcaaaattaaacatataatgtaatataacactaaaatatgtttaagactaaacttaacctGTGCTTCATGGTACAGCATggcacagcatttgtcccactttaccccacagacaccgttttagaaaaaaaaacatctctaagcaattcaggctaatcttcagctagcatcgaTCACacggttttatatgttggaagttcaccaacatgtatgatataagtttttctacctgattcaatttttgtgaaaaaaaatactttccacagcatcagcaccaacttctccttcatggcaaggggggaatgggaggggcttgaaaacataatggtcaaatgaccacaaatgtgttccgttgcctagatacagggggtgtctcacatgacccgatgtcccacattaccccgctctcctcTAGGTAGTTATAACTCATATCTGAGCTGAATAATCTGTTAGATTCAATGAAAGGTTTTAATTTACCTGTGAAGTTAGAGAGTTTCAAAAGCAGCAGCTTGAAGTGACGAGCAAACTGTAACTTTCCTCGTTGAGTTTCATTTCAGCTTGATGACGCTGCCGATGGCCCCtccccctgctgctctgctccactTCCTGGTTTCGTTTAACTCTTTCCACTCTGTTAAAATTGGgaactacggtggccctgagagctcaacgcacagcaatttaagaaaacacatgcaagtggaCAATTTATAGGCAAAGTGAGAAATCATCtacatcaatttcacaacacaacacaagacatTACAGAAACGTGCAGCAAATACAGAAAACGACAACGGAAGTGTCTCCAGAAAACAGTTAAAGGAGTAGAAACTGATGTCAAAGGAGAAACAAAAATGTCCATTACATCAAACAAATTCGGTTCCTCACAGGAGTTGACAACCTGCGACTCTGGAGCCCCATGCGGCTCTTCAATGgcccctgtacagtgttgttcATATTTTTCGCTAACggtgaacttaacaaatcagttttcatatgattAACGTGAACGTCAGGATGAACGCGAGTGAACGTCACTTTCATTTCTTAAATCATTATCATCGTATCAGGctatcatgaaataccaggagcgggcgaagtgcgtgtgtgtgtgtgtgtgtgtgtgctcctaaacagtgcacacactcactgggcCCGGGGCTCAgtccccgcccactcgctcggagagacaCAGTGAGCTCGGAGCTCAGAAGAGTGGACAACATTGTTCCTTTGATAATAAAGGTTACCTTCCCCTGCACAACATGGACAATGCAttgcctcacaaacaggggcttgcttgttagcacTGTTTATTCAGATTAAAAGTAAAACCCAGCATATCTCCAGCTCAGACCAGAGGAGTCAATTCGCTCTAAAGACAACATGATATTTGCGATTGTATACAGCCTAGTGGGTCTCCGTGGATTAACAGTAGACATCTGCAGTAATAAAGtttatgatttataaaaataaaccaaaaatgttTACAGTTTAGTGAATTTTCCAAGATCACTGACAGACACCGACGAAAAATATGCACAGCACTTTACAGGGGCCACTGCACAGGTGCTGAAGAGCCAAATGcggctccagagctgcaggttgtCGACCCCTGTGTGTCAttcacacacgcatgcacacacaaacacacacagagctcacacctccaaggcccaacagtccccttgtgaaacctgatttaaattcactagatccagattttcatttgaGATCCAGATTTGCTGAGAAATcgataataatgtaaaacaaaatgttgtatTTCGCAATGTTTAATACATTGAAAAATAAAGTCCTGGATTCACACCCcagatctggatctgcacaaaaatTGACTGGCTTCTTCCTTCATTCATTCCTCATCCTGACAGACAATTTCATGAAAATTGGTGAAGCAGTTTTGACATAATTACTCCCAATGATAATGTGTGCATATAtgtcattctcacacacacaaacacacatacacagaaacacacaccagtgtGGGGGCAGGAGCATAGACGCACGAGTAAGCATTGAAAGAAGTGGGCAGACGACCATTGATTCACAAATCTGATACCAAAGACAAAGATGTGAGAAACAACCCTGTTGAATTCCACTGTAGAGTAAAACTAAACTAGTGTCAGAAACTGTAAAGAACCAGGAATCATTGAGACAGGTCTCTTGTAATAAGATGTAGTTTAGGCCCCTTAACATTTATCTAAGTGCAAAATACTGAACCTGTGATCTGCTCCAAACAGTGGGGGCCTTGGACTGTAATCCTTGGAGTAGTGTGATGTGTAGAGGAACTTCTTTAGTCTTTAATATATAAATCCAGCTGAGCTGTGACATGAAAGAATGACACAACAGAATCTGTATGTATGCAGtttattatgaaaatatttCAAGGATCGAAATACTTGATAAAATACTTCAATTACTACCAACACCACATTATGACAGTAAACTCTACCATTCTTATATAAAAGGACCAGACATCAACAATAACTAGAAACACTTCACTTTATACATATATGATATGATAAATGATCAAGAGTTTCTCATTTGTTGTTCTGTGAGGCCACCGTAACCTCTGACCAGTGGCTACCAGAATCTAaccagttcatccttgagtccaagtgaatgtttgtaccgaATTTGAACAAATTCCCACTTGGTGTTCATGGGTTTCGTGTTCTCGAGAATGGGACGGATGGACTAGTGAGTTTGAGGTACAGGTATAATGATGAGAGGGGCGGAGTTTCCATTATCATTCGGCTGAGGGCAGAAGTACGGATAAAGTTTCTCTGTAAAACCGCAGCCTGTGATACAACCGATTCGTGATTTAGAGTCTACATTGTAAAAAGAAACCTCACCTTTGTTGTAGTCTACAAAGATGCCCAACTTCTGAAGCTCTTCTTTCAATATTTTACGTTCTGagtctgcagatgttttatatttgCCCTCATCAAATCGAAAGGTCCAATATCCATTTTCAACTGACGCACCTATCGGGGTCTTTCTATCCACCGACTCCCTGACCACGCCAATGATCCAACTTATCTTTCCTTTCACCTGCACCTCAAAGTAAAACTTCCCTGTCGTGAATCCCTCTTTTGCCAAAACCTGACGATATGCATGAAATCTCTTTGGATTGTCAGTAACTTTGTCCAATTTAATTTGATCTTCTGATACAACTTGTTTTCCGTCTTCGCTTATGACAAGTGAGTAATTTGCAGTGTCGGGGTCAAGGGTCAAGTCGACCGCGTGCTCTCTCATTCTTTTCATTCTGATCTCAGGAATCTCTTCCATTATTTCCTCGACTCTCTGTTTCAGCCGAGTCAGGTGTCCTAGCGTTGCCTTGAAAGACAGGTCAGGGCAGAGATCTGTGTCGGGGCAGCTCTTGTGAGGAGGTTTGGACAAGGTCTGGAAGCTCTGGAGGAAATGATAGTGATCCTCTGACTGTGACAGATGTTCCAGCTGACTGCTTCGGCTCTTGAGCTCAGTAACTTCCCTCCTCAGCTCTTTGAGAAACTCTTCACCCTTTTGCTTTATTGCACTGTGCCTCTGCTCGATCGCCTCAACTAGCTCGGCCTGGCTCGCCTGAATGAACTGGATCAACTCGGTGAACACCTGCACGGCGGCTTGATTCTCTTTTTCAGAATCTACCTCACTGACATCGAGTAATTTTTCAACCTCAGCTATCTTCTCAATCCGTGTCTGTATCAACTTCTGGATGTTTGCCTGAGCCTCGTCTTTTGTTGCAGTCaatttttcatattgctcctcCAGGGGGACAGCGTTGTGACCCTTGTGACCGGCTTTCAAACACAGGACACAAATGAAGGCCTGCTCCTTCAAGCAGTACAGCTCGGTCATCTTGTTGTGTGTCTTGCACATCCTGTCGTCAAGATTCTTCACTGGCTCTAATAATGTGTGGCCTTTGAGCCCAGCAACTCTCCGATGAGGCTCCAGGTGTGACTCACAGAAAGAAGTCAGACAGGTCAGGCAAGATTTAACAGCCTTTTCTTTTATCTCAGAGCAGATGTCACAAAGAACGTCAACCACTGGAAGCTGTGGGCCTGGAGTTGAGGCTTTGACTTGAACCAACTTCTTAAAATCATCAGCTAACTCTGACATGACAGTGTTGACTCGGAGTTCAGGTCTTGTGGAGAATTTCTGTTTGCACATCGGACACTGGCAAATGTCCCTGCTGTCCCAGTGAGTGTTGATACATGTGCTGCAGAAGTTGTGTCCACACTGGATCGTGACTGGGTCTGTGAACACGTCCAGACAGATGGAACACAGTAACCTCTCCTCTGACAGCAGCGAGCTGGCCGATGACATATCTGGACAAAAACATGGTAGGTAGTTATAACTCATATCTGTGCTGAATAATCTGTTAGATTGAATGAAAGGTTTTAATTTACCTGTGAAGTTTGAGAGTTTTAAAAGCAGCAGCTTGAAGTGACGAGCAAACTGTAACTTTCCTTGTTGAGTTTAACTTCAGCATGATGACGCTGGTGAGGGCCCATCCCCTGCTGCTCTGCTACACTTCCTGGCTCTGTTTAACTCTTTCCACTCTGTTCACAATGGAAAATCACAGAGGATGATAAATGAGTAGTGGCAGCGTGATGTTAAAACAAAGGGATCAGTAACAGTGTCTCGTTTTTTCTATGCACAGTTGCACTTTCATGCAGACAGCTACTTTTGCAGGTCACACCCTATTCCTGCGCCCCTTGTTAGGGAAGAGTTCCACAAAGCACCAGACATGATGAATCAATCACAGCAGATACTGGACACAGAGGCACTGGCTGAAAAATGGAAAACCGCATTTCTATTTCTTCCACCAAACAGCAGGGAAACGGAAAACAGACATGCTCCAAATTtcagtttcctttttgtttttcctctcgtTCTGGCTCAAGTTAATTTGGTGAAAACTTGATGTGATGGGTGACATCCTCTGCTAAGTAATGTGGTTTGGGCAGACCGGTTGTCATCATGGCAGGTGACCGCTGCagagctcctcctgcagccatCTTCCACCCCTATGATGCTTCATTGAATTACTGAGGTGGAAAAAAGAGGCAGATATGCAAGGAAGAGTCTGCGATGGTCAAAGAGGAAGACAAATTAAATAGGAAAAAGCATCCGAGAAAGCGTAACTTTATTAAGATCTTATCATTAGCTTTTAAGGCATGAACATGGTTAAACATAAGACAAGTATATTAAGATTGACGGAGGACCTCCACGTCTCCCACTgaccaaaaataaaatcaaaatatccccattggagccagagtctgtgcagccaCAAGTTTGAGATTCCACCAATACCTGTCAATCATgttgtttcactgtgttttaatagcatcaaattacgaaacaaaataaatcttattGGAAACATAAACACTTTTAACAATCTGCTGCTAAAAACAACTGAATTTATCAGTGTGGGATTGATCAAGTATTAATGATGGTATAGTATGGTGTCGTGTCTTTGAGAACAACTATTAGATGTGTATTTTAGACATtctacttaaaggttcagtgtttagaatatagtgacatctagtggtgatgttgcatgttgcagctgattacccctcacctcaccagaaccttcagttgtcataaaaagcAAAatagtgtttagtttgtccagtctgggctactgtaaataacatggctgcctccgtagagaggacctgcacgcaccagatgtaaatataacatttttaaatataaagggctcattctagggtaaagaaaacaacaattcatacaatttcgATGAAAAGCGCTTGTGTAAACAATACTAggattatttaattattcaatttctgccactGGATCCCTTTCACTTCAATCTTACACCTAAATTTCTAATACGAAtttcattttgagagttttGTGTAGAATAGAATTTCATTGGTGAGTAAAAGTGTCCTGAATTATAAGAAAGTCAGCAGTATGGTTCCTTTTGTACTTTTACTAAGAACATTAATTCGGTGTGAAGCTCTGTTCACTGAAGTCAGGTTTTACCCCCTCTCTGTCCTTTGTATGTTTATTCGTGTACACATCAGCTTGGAATTCTTCAGGGGGTTTGTGGTTACAGTGTAACCAAGGCTGAACAAGGCACCAGCTCCATTTCCTTCTCTGTCACCTCCCTATTGTGAATCTGTCCTCGAGTCCACACCAACGCTGCCTTCAGGGACCGTAGGAAATAAAGAACAGGTCGTAAAATAAAAGCGAGTagaacacactgacacaaatttACATGGAATAAGATGaacatttttgtctttattaatcttttttacaaataattGATGTTCTCTTTTTTAAAACGACCAAtcacatttatgtatttatatcattctatcttttctcttttctcgcATCATGTTCCATCGTTTTATGGTCATTGTTTCTTCGATGTAAAAGGACTTTGTAGCATTGGTAAGAAAAGTgctttatgaataaaaatgtttgttcctattattattattagcagtATTAATAGAAGTCATCGTaacaataatttattttcttatataGCACTTCTCGTTCACTGCTAGTTACAAAGCtcttaacaaatataaaaatacaaataaataacataaaaacaaaacatataatacaatgatttaaaaacacagtcaTACCATAATATCtaaaagaataaaatcactCAAAGTGTTACAGAAATATAAGTTAATAtcatatttatctatatttttgagagaaaaaccattaaaaccccaaataaaaaatcacCAATCCAAATTTGGAACACACTGATGACGTTGGACATTCATGTTTTTGCACCTTCATCACCATCCCATCTGAAGCAAAACTGCTCAATGATCTCTAtgactttaatttatttttttggttaTCAGCTGTTATTTCTGAGAGCAAAAGTCTCATGCCCATCGACCTGGAAACCTACGAGCTTCCCTGAACGCACCACCCGCAGATCCCTGCCGCCGGACCCTGAATGCAACAAGCTGCAGAATCGGACTCTGCGCAGTCTGACGCGAGGAGCGAGGAAACGACGGGTTTTTCAATCCTCACTGAAGCATCGCTCCGGTGAGTGTCTTCCCTCCGGTTTGAGATTCAAACGCAGGTTTATCCAAACAAAATAATTCGCTTTTAAATTCTTCACGCGCATCAGGTCTGCAGGTGGAGGGCTTGTTGTTTATCCCAGGATGCTGCAGCTCACACCTTGTCCTGCCAGAGGAATGTGGCGACAAAGTTTGGCACCACGGGGAAACCGCGAGGGACTTTCATTCACGTTTATTTTTGAGGCCAGAGGACGGAGTCAGTGGTCAGAGTGTAAACATGTCAACAGATTATCACACCCGCGAGACAGCACTTTAATTGACTTCATCAGGCATCAACAGCGGGAGGCCTGGCTAGGGAAAGTACcgcaaaacaacaaaaaacacgtTAAACCCCGCGTTTTTACATTAAACGTATCTACACCTCAGCTGTCATCGACTTCACCTAAAGACTGAGTGATACGGTCCGAATTCATATCGAGATGAATATCGATACTGATATTTATCGTGATACGCGTTAAAATCAGGTTTCCTTTGAAGTTTAAATGCTAATTTCTTTCTCGATTTAATCTGCTTGGTTTGGGATTCCTATTGTGGAGCAGTTACAACAGAAACAATATATAACAACGAAATAGCCCATAGCACATTTTGGGGATGGTGGTTATGCACCTTGACATTGGTTTCCACCCGCAAGTAaaccaaaaagaagaagaagaacatgaagaagaacaagaagaagaagaacagcttCTCTCACATGTGTTTTAATTCTGTTTAGCAATAGAGCCATTGTGATGTACCTGTCTGAGGTTCTGTTTTCAGTCAGGCAGAGGTGAA contains these protein-coding regions:
- the LOC133949106 gene encoding E3 ubiquitin-protein ligase TRIM39-like, with amino-acid sequence MSSASCRLSEERFLCSICLDVFTDPVLIPCGHNFCSTCINTYWDNRDICQCPMCNEKFSTRPELRVNTFISELADEFKKLVQVKTSTPGPQLSAVDVLCDICSEIKDKAVKSCLTCLTSFCESHLEPHQRVAGLKGHTLLEPVKNLDDRMCKTHNKMTELYCLKEQAFICVLCFIAHHKGHNAVPLEEQYEKVATTKDEAQANIHKLIQTRIEKIAEVEKVLHVSPVDSEKEKQAAVQVFTELIQSIQASQAELVEAIEQRHSAIKQKGEEFLKELRREVTELQSRSSQLEHLSQSEDHYHFLQSFQTLSKPPHKSCTDTDLCPDLSFQATRGHLTRLKQRVDEIMEEIPEIRMKRMREHAVDLTLDPDTAFYSLVISEDGKQVTEEDNIEEDEVIDNPKRFVICCEVLAKEGFTTGKFYFEVQVKGKISWIIGVVRESVDRKTNTSASVENGYYTFSLYEGKYQTTADSKPEILKEELQKLGVFVDYTKGEVSFYNADSKSRIGCITGCCFTEKLYPYFCPQWNYNERNSAPLIITPVPQTH
- the LOC133948842 gene encoding zinc finger protein RFP-like, yielding MSSASSLLSEERLLCSICLDVFTDPVTIQCGHNFCSTCINTHWDSRDICQCPMCKQKFSTRPELRVNTVMSELADDFKKLVQVKASTPGPQLPVVDVLCDICSEIKEKAVKSCLTCLTSFCESHLEPHRRVAGLKGHTLLEPVKNLDDRMCKTHNKMTELYCLKEQAFICVLCLKAGHKGHNAVPLEEQYEKLTATKDEAQANIQKLIQTRIEKIAEVEKLLDVSEVDSEKENQAAVQVFTELIQFIQASQAELVEAIEQRHSAIKQKGEEFLKELRREVTELKSRSSQLEHLSQSEDHYHFLQSFQTLSKPPHKSCPDTDLCPDLSFKATLGHLTRLKQRVEEIMEEIPEIRMKRMREHAVDLTLDPDTANYSLVISEDGKQVVSEDQIKLDKVTDNPKRFHAYRQVLAKEGFTTGKFYFEVQVKGKISWIIGVVRESVDRKTPIGASVENGYWTFRFDEGKYKTSADSERKILKEELQKLGIFVDYNKGEVSFYNVDSKSRIGCITGCGFTEKLYPYFCPQPNDNGNSAPLIIIPVPQTH
- the LOC133948841 gene encoding zinc finger protein RFP-like, coding for MASASSLLSEETFQCSICLDVFTDPVTIPCGHNFCSKCINTYWDSGDTCQCPMCKWKFSKRPELQVNTFMSELVVVFKKLVPVKASTPGPQLPAVDVLCDICSEIKEKAVKSCLTCLTSFCESHLEPHRRVARLKGHTLLEPVKNLDDRMCKTHNKMNELYCLKEQAFICVLCFIADHKGHNAVPLEEQYEKVVATKDEAQANIQKLIQTRIEKIAKVEKLLDVSQVDSEKEEKATVQVFTELIQSIQASQAELVEAIEQRHSAIKQKGEEFLKELRREVTELKSRSSQLEHLSQSEDHYHFLQSFQTLSKPPHKSCPDTDLCPDLSFKATLGHLIRLKQRVDEIMEEIPEIRMKRMREHAVDLTLDPDTAFYSLVISEDGKQVTEEDIEDEVTDNPKRFLTCCEVLAKEGFTTGKFYFEVQVKGKISWVVGVVRESVDRKIRTKISVKNGFWTFALVEGKYVTSADSKHEILKEDLQKLGVFVDYNKGEVSFYNVDSKSRVYCHMGCCFTEKLYPYFCPELNDNGRNSAPLIITPVPQTQESIRPNLENEHQVENFFKSGTNIHLD